A genomic window from Leptolyngbya sp. BL0902 includes:
- a CDS encoding pentapeptide repeat-containing protein, translating to MDNPQDHPHASLPVPPPPVAITAEDLLERYALGERDFRNVQLIGANLSRQDLSGANFRQAVLRGSNFSEAKLVGVNFREARLDDTNFYKANLTLCNFIGADLTEASLVEANLTEAGMRSVNLIRTNLSRAILREANLNEATFDHAVLPHANLTEASLSRAKMLGVAMPHAILDHANLTSALMNGIGLEEATLVEALLSGATLEGANLQGADLSRAKMTGSHLVNVNLSRATLRGTNLSWSTLRGANLRGATLYRTKLCWTNLSGADLADAVMINAKLDYANLRHADVQGTVLPDGFIR from the coding sequence TTGGATAACCCGCAAGACCACCCCCATGCTTCCCTCCCGGTACCGCCGCCTCCGGTTGCCATCACAGCGGAAGACCTCCTAGAGCGCTATGCCCTTGGCGAGCGTGATTTTCGCAACGTGCAGTTGATCGGGGCCAACCTGTCCCGCCAGGACCTAAGCGGCGCTAACTTTCGGCAGGCCGTTCTGCGCGGCAGCAACTTTTCAGAAGCCAAACTGGTGGGCGTTAATTTTCGAGAGGCAAGGCTGGACGATACCAACTTTTACAAGGCCAATCTCACCCTCTGCAACTTTATCGGCGCTGATCTGACCGAAGCGTCTCTGGTGGAGGCCAACCTCACCGAGGCCGGGATGCGCAGTGTCAATCTGATTCGCACCAACCTGAGTCGGGCCATCCTGCGGGAGGCCAACCTGAACGAGGCCACCTTTGACCACGCCGTTCTGCCCCATGCCAATCTGACGGAGGCCAGCCTCAGCCGCGCCAAAATGCTGGGGGTGGCCATGCCCCACGCCATCCTCGATCACGCTAACCTCACTAGCGCCCTGATGAACGGCATTGGCCTAGAGGAAGCCACCTTGGTCGAAGCCCTGCTCAGCGGCGCTACCCTAGAGGGTGCCAACCTCCAAGGGGCTGACCTTAGCCGCGCCAAAATGACGGGCTCCCACTTGGTCAACGTCAACCTCTCCAGGGCTACCCTCCGGGGCACCAACCTAAGCTGGAGTACCCTGCGCGGGGCTAACCTGCGCGGAGCTACCCTCTACCGCACCAAACTCTGCTGGACTAACCTGAGCGGGGCCGATCTCGCCGATGCCGTGATGATTAACGCCAAGCTCGACTATGCCAACCTGCGCCATGCCGACGTCCAGGGCACGGTTCTTCCCGATGGATTCATCCGCTAG
- the secG gene encoding preprotein translocase subunit SecG, with translation MIVKTILQVLWLVSALGLTALVMLHSPKGDGLGGLGGQAQLFTSTKSAETTLNRVTWALTALFMGLTVILSAGWLEAPAV, from the coding sequence ATGATTGTCAAAACGATTCTGCAAGTGCTGTGGTTAGTCTCGGCCCTGGGGCTGACGGCGCTGGTCATGCTCCACAGTCCCAAGGGGGATGGCCTCGGCGGATTGGGCGGTCAGGCGCAACTGTTCACCAGCACCAAGAGCGCTGAAACCACCCTCAACCGAGTCACCTGGGCGCTGACGGCGCTGTTCATGGGCCTGACCGTCATCCTCAGCGCTGGCTGGCTAGAGGCTCCGGCCGTTTAA
- a CDS encoding ABC-F family ATP-binding cassette domain-containing protein, with the protein MLRLEHISKIYPTGEVLKDVNWEVKAGDRIGLVGVNGAGKSTQLKIITGKEEPTAGTIVRAPSLKIAYLSQEFEVDPSRTVREEFWTVFDEANEVQSKLHHIPTLMEQADPDELDKLIHEMDKLQRRFEAMDGYGLEARIEKILPEIGFAAGDGDRYVSEFSGGWQMRMGLGKILLQEPDVLLMDEPTNHLDLDTIEWLEIYLKGLTTPMVIVSHDREFLDRLCTQIVETERGVSTTYLGNYSAYLLQKEENQSAQLSAYERQQKELAKQEAFVEKFRASATRSTQAKSREKLLDKIERIEAPTGSVRTLHFRFPPAPRSGREVVMIEDMTHTYDEKILFLGANLLIERGDRIAFLGHNGAGKSTLLRLIAGLEPPTDGKVTMGSHNVIPSYFEQNQAEALDLDKTVLETVHDEVPDWTNEEVRTLLGRFLFSGDMVYKRVEALSGGEKARLALAKMLLRPANLMMLDEPTNHLDIPAKEMLEEALQHYDGTVLLVSHDRYFISRVATKIVEIRDGELRLYRGDYHYYLDKLAEEAEAEKQAALEAERQAKAEAKRQKQKEKQKDKQTAKAGKAQS; encoded by the coding sequence ATGCTGCGTTTAGAGCACATCAGCAAAATTTATCCCACCGGGGAAGTTCTCAAGGATGTGAACTGGGAGGTGAAGGCCGGGGATCGCATTGGCCTCGTGGGGGTCAACGGAGCCGGAAAGTCCACCCAGCTCAAGATCATCACCGGAAAAGAAGAACCCACGGCGGGAACCATTGTGCGGGCACCGAGCCTGAAAATTGCCTACCTGTCCCAGGAATTTGAGGTAGACCCCAGCCGCACCGTGCGCGAAGAATTTTGGACGGTGTTCGACGAGGCCAACGAGGTGCAATCGAAGCTGCACCATATCCCGACCCTGATGGAGCAGGCTGACCCCGACGAGTTGGACAAGCTGATCCACGAGATGGACAAACTGCAACGGCGGTTTGAGGCCATGGATGGCTACGGGTTAGAAGCGCGGATTGAGAAAATTTTGCCGGAAATTGGCTTTGCAGCGGGAGATGGGGATCGCTACGTCAGCGAGTTTAGCGGCGGCTGGCAGATGCGGATGGGCCTGGGCAAAATTTTGCTGCAAGAGCCGGATGTCCTGCTGATGGACGAACCGACGAACCACCTGGATTTGGACACCATCGAGTGGCTGGAGATCTATTTAAAAGGACTCACAACGCCGATGGTGATCGTCTCCCACGACCGGGAGTTTTTGGATCGCCTCTGCACCCAAATTGTGGAAACCGAGCGCGGCGTTTCCACCACGTACCTGGGCAACTACAGCGCCTACCTGCTGCAAAAGGAAGAAAACCAATCCGCCCAACTCAGCGCCTACGAACGGCAACAAAAGGAACTGGCCAAGCAGGAAGCCTTTGTGGAGAAGTTTCGGGCCAGCGCCACCCGCAGCACCCAGGCCAAGAGCCGCGAGAAACTGCTCGACAAAATTGAGCGCATCGAAGCCCCGACAGGTTCGGTGCGGACGCTGCATTTTCGCTTTCCCCCCGCCCCCCGCAGCGGTCGGGAGGTGGTGATGATCGAAGACATGACCCACACCTACGACGAGAAAATCCTCTTTTTGGGGGCGAATTTGCTGATCGAGCGGGGGGATCGCATCGCCTTTTTGGGCCACAACGGGGCCGGAAAATCCACCCTGCTGCGGCTGATTGCTGGGCTGGAACCCCCCACCGACGGCAAGGTGACGATGGGTTCCCACAATGTGATCCCCAGTTACTTTGAGCAAAACCAGGCCGAAGCGCTGGATCTAGACAAAACCGTTCTCGAAACCGTCCACGACGAAGTGCCCGACTGGACAAATGAGGAAGTGCGTACCCTGCTGGGCCGATTCCTATTCAGCGGCGACATGGTCTACAAACGGGTAGAAGCCCTCAGCGGTGGGGAAAAGGCCCGCCTTGCCCTGGCCAAAATGCTGCTGCGCCCCGCCAACCTGATGATGCTGGACGAGCCCACCAACCACCTCGACATTCCCGCCAAGGAAATGCTGGAGGAAGCCCTGCAACACTACGACGGCACCGTGCTGTTGGTCTCCCACGACCGCTACTTCATCTCCCGCGTGGCCACCAAAATCGTGGAAATCCGCGACGGCGAACTGCGGCTCTACCGGGGCGACTACCACTATTACTTGGACAAACTGGCCGAGGAAGCCGAAGCCGAGAAGCAAGCGGCCTTAGAAGCCGAACGCCAAGCCAAGGCCGAGGCTAAGCGCCAAAAACAAAAGGAAAAACAGAAAGACAAGCAGACGGCCAAAGCTGGAAAAGCCCAGTCCTAG
- the gpmI gene encoding 2,3-bisphosphoglycerate-independent phosphoglycerate mutase has product MNQTSVPPMVLIILDGWGYRDTADGNAIATAKTPVMDSLWAAYPHTLIRTSGKDVGLPDGQMGNSEVGHLNIGAGRIVPQELVRISDAVEDGTLQENEALLKVCQTVRYQKSKLHLIGLCSEGGVHSHLNHLFGLIDMAKAQDIDEVCIHVITDGRDTKPTEGKNAIQKIQDYVEQAGLGRLVTISGRYYAMDRDNRWDRVEKAYKVITDPGTGTGKTAVETLIESYAQDINDEFVEPTRLAPGAIEPGDGVIFFNFRPDRARQITQALVDPNFKGFARELIPNLAFVTMTQYDPELPVEVAFLPQNLSNILGEVVASHGLKQFRTAETEKYAHVTYFFNGGLEEPLEGEDRELVPSPMVATYDKAPAMSAEAVTKTAIAAVEKGIYSLVVINYANPDMVGHTGKMEAAVSAIEAVDHSLGKLIDAIGKAGGTAIIIADHGNAELMWDENNKPWTAHTTNPVPFILIEGEKLKVPAHGCDVQLREDGRLSDVAPTILQILNLPQPVEMTGRSMILSADVDIRANRTPVRLSI; this is encoded by the coding sequence ATGAATCAGACGTCTGTGCCGCCGATGGTACTCATTATTCTCGATGGTTGGGGATATCGAGATACTGCGGACGGTAACGCCATTGCCACCGCCAAGACGCCTGTGATGGACAGCCTTTGGGCGGCCTACCCCCACACCCTCATTCGCACCTCCGGCAAGGATGTTGGCTTGCCCGATGGCCAAATGGGTAACTCGGAAGTAGGCCACCTCAACATTGGCGCAGGCCGCATTGTGCCCCAGGAATTGGTCAGAATTTCCGACGCCGTGGAAGACGGTACGCTGCAAGAAAACGAAGCGCTACTGAAGGTTTGCCAGACGGTGCGCTACCAAAAAAGTAAGCTCCACCTGATCGGCCTATGTTCCGAGGGCGGCGTTCACTCCCACCTCAACCACCTGTTTGGCCTGATTGATATGGCCAAGGCCCAAGACATCGACGAAGTCTGCATCCACGTCATCACCGATGGCCGCGACACCAAACCCACCGAAGGCAAAAACGCCATCCAAAAAATTCAGGACTACGTCGAACAGGCTGGGCTTGGTCGCCTCGTTACCATCAGCGGACGCTACTATGCGATGGATCGCGATAACCGCTGGGATCGGGTAGAAAAAGCCTACAAGGTGATTACCGACCCAGGGACAGGCACAGGTAAAACCGCCGTGGAAACCCTGATCGAGTCCTACGCCCAGGATATCAACGACGAATTTGTGGAACCCACCCGCCTCGCCCCTGGTGCTATCGAGCCTGGGGACGGGGTGATTTTCTTCAACTTCCGGCCCGACCGCGCCCGCCAGATTACCCAGGCGCTCGTAGATCCCAATTTCAAGGGTTTTGCGCGGGAACTGATCCCCAACCTCGCCTTTGTCACCATGACCCAGTACGACCCAGAGTTGCCCGTGGAGGTGGCCTTTTTGCCCCAAAACCTCAGCAACATTCTGGGTGAAGTGGTGGCTAGTCACGGCCTCAAGCAATTCCGCACCGCCGAAACCGAAAAGTATGCCCACGTCACCTACTTTTTCAACGGTGGTCTCGAAGAACCCCTAGAGGGCGAAGACCGCGAACTGGTGCCCAGCCCCATGGTGGCCACCTACGACAAAGCCCCGGCCATGTCCGCCGAGGCCGTCACGAAGACCGCCATTGCTGCCGTCGAAAAGGGTATCTACTCGCTGGTGGTGATCAACTACGCCAACCCCGACATGGTGGGCCACACGGGCAAAATGGAGGCTGCTGTCTCCGCCATCGAAGCGGTGGATCATAGCCTAGGCAAACTGATTGACGCTATCGGCAAAGCTGGGGGCACTGCCATCATCATCGCCGACCACGGCAACGCGGAACTGATGTGGGACGAAAACAACAAACCCTGGACGGCCCACACCACCAACCCCGTGCCCTTCATTTTGATTGAAGGGGAAAAGCTGAAGGTACCCGCCCACGGCTGCGATGTGCAACTGCGGGAAGACGGCCGCCTTTCGGACGTGGCCCCTACCATTCTGCAAATCCTCAACCTGCCCCAGCCTGTCGAAATGACGGGGCGATCCATGATCCTCTCCGCCGACGTAGACATCCGTGCCAACCGCACTCCGGTTCGGCTGTCCATCTAG
- a CDS encoding fatty acid desaturase — protein MPQGNSATDSGLPFTLQDLKNAIPDYCFQPSAGRSIAYFLRDVGLVVALYVAAYTLDAWWFYPIFWFLQGTLFWALFVVGHDCGHGSFSKLGWLNNLVGHLAHTPILVPYHGWRISHRTHHANTGNIDTDESWYPLSETQYRTLPAAQKFVRFYAALFAYPLYLFLRSPGRQGSHFLPSSPLFRPSERRGVMISTLCCAAMVALLLGLGVQFGLGFVVKFYLMPYLVFVVWLDLVTLLHHTTPELPWYRNEDWNFLKGAVSTIDHDYGLFNDIHHNIGTHVAHHIFLGIPHYHLKTATEAIKPVMGSYYHKSTESIWTSFWRAFWECRYVPDQGVKVYYQPDTQQRA, from the coding sequence TTGCCTCAGGGAAATAGCGCCACCGATTCTGGCTTACCCTTTACCCTTCAAGATTTAAAAAACGCCATTCCAGACTATTGTTTTCAGCCCTCTGCTGGGCGATCCATTGCCTACTTCCTGCGGGATGTGGGCTTGGTGGTGGCTCTCTACGTTGCGGCCTATACGTTAGATGCCTGGTGGTTTTACCCCATCTTTTGGTTTTTGCAGGGCACCCTATTCTGGGCTCTGTTTGTGGTTGGCCACGACTGCGGCCATGGGTCTTTTTCCAAACTGGGTTGGCTAAATAACCTGGTCGGGCACCTAGCCCACACGCCGATTTTGGTGCCCTACCACGGCTGGCGCATCAGCCACCGCACCCACCACGCCAATACGGGCAACATCGACACCGACGAAAGCTGGTACCCCCTCTCGGAAACCCAGTACCGCACCCTGCCCGCCGCCCAAAAATTTGTGCGGTTCTACGCCGCCCTGTTTGCCTATCCGCTGTACTTGTTCCTGCGCTCTCCCGGTCGCCAGGGGTCTCACTTTCTGCCCAGCAGCCCCCTGTTCCGGCCCTCCGAACGGCGCGGCGTGATGATTAGCACCCTATGCTGTGCGGCCATGGTGGCGCTGCTGCTAGGGCTGGGGGTGCAGTTTGGCTTAGGCTTTGTCGTTAAGTTCTACCTGATGCCCTACCTGGTGTTCGTGGTCTGGCTGGATCTCGTCACCCTGCTGCACCACACTACCCCCGAACTACCCTGGTACCGCAACGAAGACTGGAACTTCCTGAAAGGGGCCGTCTCCACCATCGACCACGACTATGGCCTGTTCAACGACATTCACCACAACATTGGCACCCACGTTGCCCACCACATCTTTTTGGGCATTCCCCACTACCACCTGAAAACCGCCACCGAGGCCATCAAACCTGTGATGGGTAGCTACTACCACAAGTCCACAGAATCCATCTGGACGAGCTTCTGGCGGGCCTTTTGGGAATGTCGCTATGTGCCCGATCAGGGGGTTAAGGTCTATTACCAACCCGATACCCAACAACGAGCCTAA
- a CDS encoding DUF6816 family protein, with the protein MPRPLRILIRRRLSWLLLLLTVWLLCSGEAVALPLSDRFQDFPAWEKLPLPGAKGDLAYPDWMAGTWELTSTLVDLAAPLAPDIVTPGFESNQSMLDQPITCVVRFVEAPTLLSGFFPRVLSQGDIVADRAFNGLNMAQAYLGEAAVKAVKVDPNNPNRQLTLLDQGRQLESTVTARTTEAPQADRFITAERFQQVFRGTAVPYLNEVETTTDYWNLGDHIEADQVTAVYLSPQDPDFLAALGQPVALYRYHLHLSPLIADGANP; encoded by the coding sequence ATGCCTCGCCCCCTGCGTATTTTGATCCGCCGTCGCCTGTCTTGGCTGTTGCTGCTGCTGACGGTCTGGCTGTTGTGCAGTGGGGAGGCCGTGGCTCTGCCGCTGTCGGATCGATTCCAGGACTTTCCCGCCTGGGAGAAGCTGCCCCTGCCGGGGGCCAAGGGCGATTTGGCCTATCCTGACTGGATGGCAGGCACCTGGGAGTTGACCAGCACCCTGGTGGATTTAGCCGCTCCCCTCGCCCCCGACATTGTCACCCCCGGCTTTGAGAGCAACCAGTCGATGCTGGATCAGCCCATTACCTGCGTGGTGCGGTTTGTGGAAGCACCCACGCTTTTGAGCGGCTTTTTCCCACGGGTGCTTAGCCAGGGGGATATTGTGGCGGATCGGGCCTTTAACGGCCTCAACATGGCCCAGGCGTATCTTGGAGAAGCAGCGGTGAAAGCGGTCAAGGTTGACCCCAACAATCCCAATCGCCAACTAACCCTGCTCGATCAAGGCCGACAGCTCGAATCCACCGTCACCGCCCGCACCACAGAGGCCCCCCAAGCGGATCGCTTCATCACCGCCGAGCGCTTTCAGCAGGTGTTTCGCGGTACGGCGGTGCCCTACCTCAACGAAGTAGAAACCACGACAGACTACTGGAATTTAGGGGATCACATCGAAGCTGACCAGGTTACGGCGGTTTACCTGTCTCCCCAAGATCCTGACTTTCTGGCTGCCCTTGGCCAGCCCGTTGCCCTCTATCGCTATCATCTGCACCTGTCGCCTCTCATTGCCGATGGGGCCAACCCCTAG
- the ilvD gene encoding dihydroxy-acid dehydratase gives MPDNRRSQVVTQGVQRTPNRAMLRAVGFGDNDFTKPIVGIANGFSTITPCNMGLDGLARRAEAGVRAAGGMPQLFGTITISDGISMGTEGMKYSLVSRDVIADSIETVCNGQSLDGVLAIGGCDKNMPGAMIAMARLNIPAIFVYGGTIKPGHYEGEDLTVVSAFEAVGEYSAGKIGEERLLGVERNACPGAGSCGGMYTANTMSSAFEAMGMSLMYSSTMAAEDAEKADSTEKSAEALVNAIRNQILPSQILTRKAFENAISVIMAVGGSTNSVLHLLAIANTMGVELTLDDFEAIRQRVPVLCDLKPSGRYVATDLHRAGGIPQVMKMLLVNGLLHGDALTITGQTIEQVLADIPAEPRADQDVIRPFSNPMYPIGHLGILKGNLATEGAVAKLTGVKNRHITGPARVFESEEECLRAILDKKIVAGDIVVVRYEGPKGGPGMREMLAPTSAIIGAGLGDSVGLITDGRFSGGTYGMVVGHVAPEAAVGGTIALVQEGDSITIDADHNLLQLNVSEEELAQRRAAWVPPTPRYKRGVLAKYAKLVSSSSRGGVTDLNLF, from the coding sequence ATGCCCGACAACCGCAGAAGCCAAGTGGTGACTCAAGGCGTTCAACGCACCCCCAACCGCGCCATGCTGCGGGCCGTGGGGTTTGGCGACAACGACTTTACAAAGCCCATTGTGGGCATTGCCAATGGCTTTAGCACCATTACCCCTTGCAACATGGGCCTAGACGGCTTGGCCCGCCGCGCCGAAGCCGGAGTTCGCGCCGCCGGAGGGATGCCCCAACTCTTTGGCACCATCACCATCAGCGATGGCATTTCCATGGGCACCGAGGGGATGAAGTACTCCCTGGTGTCCCGCGATGTGATTGCCGACTCCATCGAAACCGTGTGCAACGGCCAAAGCCTGGATGGCGTGCTGGCCATTGGCGGCTGTGACAAGAACATGCCCGGAGCCATGATTGCCATGGCTCGCCTGAACATTCCGGCGATTTTTGTCTACGGCGGCACCATCAAACCGGGCCACTACGAGGGCGAAGACCTGACCGTGGTCAGCGCCTTTGAGGCCGTGGGCGAATACAGCGCTGGAAAAATCGGCGAAGAACGGCTCCTGGGCGTTGAACGCAACGCCTGCCCGGGGGCGGGTTCCTGCGGCGGCATGTACACCGCCAACACCATGTCCTCGGCCTTTGAAGCCATGGGCATGAGCCTGATGTATTCCTCCACCATGGCCGCTGAGGATGCCGAAAAGGCCGACAGCACCGAAAAATCCGCTGAAGCGCTGGTGAACGCCATCCGCAACCAAATTCTGCCCAGCCAGATTCTCACCCGCAAAGCCTTTGAAAACGCTATTTCGGTGATTATGGCGGTGGGCGGCTCCACCAACTCGGTGCTGCACCTGCTGGCCATTGCCAATACCATGGGCGTGGAATTGACTCTGGATGACTTTGAAGCCATCCGGCAGCGGGTGCCTGTGCTGTGCGACCTCAAGCCCTCCGGTCGCTACGTGGCCACCGACCTACACCGAGCGGGCGGCATTCCCCAGGTGATGAAAATGCTGTTGGTCAACGGCTTGCTCCACGGCGACGCCCTCACCATCACCGGGCAAACCATCGAGCAAGTGCTGGCCGACATCCCCGCCGAACCCCGCGCCGACCAGGACGTGATTCGCCCCTTCAGCAACCCCATGTACCCCATCGGCCACCTGGGCATCCTCAAGGGCAACCTGGCCACCGAGGGCGCTGTGGCCAAGCTGACCGGGGTGAAAAACCGCCACATCACTGGCCCCGCCCGCGTGTTCGAGTCCGAAGAAGAGTGCCTGCGGGCTATTCTGGACAAGAAAATCGTGGCGGGGGATATCGTGGTGGTGCGCTACGAAGGCCCCAAGGGTGGCCCCGGTATGCGGGAAATGCTGGCCCCCACCTCCGCCATCATCGGCGCAGGGCTGGGTGATTCCGTGGGCCTAATCACCGACGGACGCTTCTCCGGCGGCACCTACGGCATGGTGGTGGGCCACGTGGCCCCCGAAGCGGCGGTGGGCGGCACCATTGCCCTGGTGCAAGAGGGCGACTCCATCACCATCGACGCCGATCACAACCTGCTGCAACTGAACGTCTCCGAGGAAGAACTGGCCCAGCGCCGTGCTGCCTGGGTGCCCCCCACCCCTCGGTATAAGCGAGGCGTGTTGGCCAAGTACGCCAAACTGGTGTCCTCCAGCAGCCGGGGTGGCGTCACTGACCTCAACCTGTTCTAG
- a CDS encoding alpha/beta hydrolase yields MLNPFRPGLSRRRDLARWWVRAGLALLMVIGGGQQAEAAEWLTLRWGLLSQTVRIADLETFAATGQVPQGLRLYRPLLNAQVQATLNSELAVDPAVGQVILDEILHTPGGMPLLATLQALVPNLQPTDLQQALEQVSSLELPPTLLTVVQQLPQDTLEVDVGAWLAWASQFHLAQRESALLGQILHRNMETPDPEIWPPSRVNPFSTGPAAVEHWEMLLRDRERNRNIPVDIYWSQASHGPLVVISHGFGADRRFLAYLAEHLASHGLTVAAVEHPGSNVAALLSMPQAGEAEASRGSRVLPATEFLDRPRDITYVLSRLDRLDRYSYSLRGRINTNQVTLIGHSLGGYTGLALAGAPLDLRLLSQACKQIDPVRLSPSDWFQCAALDLPVKYANLRDDRIRQLVLINPLTGLLFGESGLSRVTVPTLMLAGTQDSVTPMAAQQLGPFSQLAGPKYLITAMGASHLSVGDPENLNPNLQAIPFMPALPDASSGNLRIFLQGISLSFILQQTDQASAYAGFLSPTYAEVFSTPELGLGFNQTLPPRLLAWPRLQHQTNYQRASRLAYGPSLLRLQSMLWQDQIQLLQRQVVTYLRNPSPSLAALTQPSRPGRMQAQTPPPNHPTP; encoded by the coding sequence GTGCTAAACCCTTTCCGTCCTGGTCTTTCCCGCCGACGTGATTTGGCCCGGTGGTGGGTGCGTGCAGGGTTAGCCCTGCTCATGGTGATCGGTGGCGGACAGCAGGCCGAGGCGGCAGAGTGGCTGACCTTGCGCTGGGGCCTTCTGTCTCAAACGGTGCGCATTGCTGATCTCGAAACCTTTGCCGCCACAGGCCAAGTGCCCCAAGGGTTGCGACTGTATCGGCCTCTGCTGAATGCCCAGGTGCAAGCCACCCTAAACAGTGAGCTGGCGGTGGATCCGGCGGTGGGGCAGGTTATCCTCGACGAAATCTTGCATACCCCTGGGGGGATGCCCCTGCTGGCTACGCTCCAGGCCCTAGTCCCCAACCTCCAGCCCACGGATTTGCAGCAGGCCCTAGAGCAGGTTTCCAGCCTAGAACTTCCGCCAACGCTGTTGACCGTTGTGCAGCAGTTGCCCCAGGATACCCTGGAGGTGGATGTGGGGGCCTGGTTAGCCTGGGCGTCGCAGTTTCACCTGGCCCAGCGAGAAAGTGCGCTGCTAGGGCAAATTCTGCACCGCAATATGGAAACTCCCGATCCAGAGATTTGGCCCCCCAGCCGCGTTAATCCCTTCTCTACCGGGCCAGCGGCGGTGGAGCACTGGGAGATGCTGCTGCGGGATCGAGAGCGCAATCGCAATATTCCGGTGGATATCTATTGGAGCCAAGCCAGCCATGGGCCGCTGGTGGTGATCTCCCACGGCTTTGGGGCTGACCGCCGCTTTCTGGCCTACTTGGCTGAGCATTTGGCGTCCCATGGGCTGACGGTGGCGGCGGTGGAGCATCCCGGCAGTAATGTGGCGGCGCTCCTGTCGATGCCCCAGGCGGGTGAGGCGGAGGCGAGTCGGGGCAGTCGCGTCCTCCCGGCCACAGAGTTTTTAGATCGGCCTCGAGATATCACCTACGTGCTGAGTCGGCTGGATCGGCTGGATCGCTATTCCTACAGCCTGAGGGGTCGCATCAACACCAACCAAGTCACCCTGATTGGCCATTCCCTGGGGGGCTATACAGGGCTGGCCTTGGCGGGGGCACCCCTGGATCTGCGCCTGCTGAGTCAAGCCTGCAAGCAGATAGATCCCGTCCGGCTATCCCCATCGGACTGGTTCCAGTGTGCGGCGCTGGATCTCCCGGTCAAGTATGCCAATTTGCGCGATGACCGGATTCGCCAGCTCGTCTTGATTAACCCCCTCACTGGGCTGTTGTTTGGGGAATCGGGCCTCAGCCGGGTAACGGTGCCCACGCTGATGCTGGCGGGTACCCAAGATAGCGTCACGCCGATGGCCGCTCAGCAGCTTGGCCCCTTTAGCCAATTGGCAGGGCCCAAGTATTTAATTACCGCCATGGGGGCTTCTCACCTCAGTGTGGGAGATCCAGAAAACCTCAATCCCAACCTACAAGCCATTCCCTTCATGCCTGCCCTGCCCGATGCCAGTAGCGGCAATTTACGCATCTTCTTGCAAGGCATAAGTCTGAGCTTTATTTTGCAGCAGACCGATCAGGCGTCGGCCTACGCAGGCTTTCTGTCCCCGACCTACGCAGAGGTATTTTCTACCCCAGAACTAGGGTTAGGGTTCAACCAAACTCTGCCGCCTCGGCTCTTGGCATGGCCTCGGTTGCAGCACCAAACAAACTACCAACGGGCCAGCCGCCTTGCCTACGGGCCGTCACTGCTGCGGCTTCAGTCGATGCTGTGGCAAGATCAGATCCAACTGCTCCAGCGCCAGGTGGTGACGTATCTGCGCAACCCGTCCCCATCCCTCGCGGCTCTAACGCAGCCCTCCCGACCTGGGCGGATGCAGGCCCAAACCCCGCCCCCCAACCACCCGACGCCCTAG